AGAAGGGCACGAAGACGCCGGAGGAGCTGATCCGCGAGGTGCCCCAGGGCCTCTACGTCACCGCCCTCCTGGGCCACGGCGCGGATCCGGTGTCCGGGGACATGTCCTGCGGGGCCAACGGCCTTTGGATTGAAAACGGTGAGCTGACCCACCCGGTGCAGGAGGTGACGGTCGCGGGCCACCTGCTCCAGATGTTGAAGGACGTGGACGCGGTGGGCAGCGACCTCCAGTTCCGGGGCGGCAGCGTGGGCGCGCCCACTGTCCGCTTCCGACAGCTCACCGTGTCCGGCGCGTAGCCAGCGCCACGCGGTCGCCTACGCTCGCGGACCTCATTTCCACCGGCACGAGGTGAAGTCCGCATGGCCGCGAAGTCCGCCCGCAAGTCCGCCCCCGCTAAGTCGAAGTCGGCCACGCCGCGCAAGCCGCGGCGCAAGAAGGCCGAACCGAAGTCGCGGGGCCTGAGCGCGGCCGAAGTCGCGAGCGAAGCCGTGGCCTTCCCCGACGCCCTCCTCCAGGCCGTGCGCGAGGACGGCGGCGAGGTGCTGTCCGTCTACCGCGATCCGCTGGGCGGACACCCCGTCGTCTTCGCCGTGCTGCCCATCGACAAGGTGGAGCCCACGCCCTACCAGCGCGACCTGTCCGAGCCCCACGTCAAGCGGCTCGCCACCGCCATGGAGCGCCTGGACCGCTTCCTCGACCCCGTCATCGCGGTGCGCGTGGAGGGCCGCTACTGGACGCCCAACGGCAACCACCGCCTCAACGCCAGCAAGCTGCTGGGCGCGAAGTCCATCGTCGCGCTGCTCTTGCCGGACGAGGACGTGGCCTATCAAATCCTCGCCCTCAACACGGAGAAGGCCCACAACCTGAAGGAGCGCTCGCTGGAGGTCATCCGCATGGCGCGGGGCCTCGTTGGAGCGAACCGCCCGGGCAAGGAGTCCGCCTTCGCGCACCTCTT
The sequence above is drawn from the Corallococcus sp. NCRR genome and encodes:
- a CDS encoding ParB/RepB/Spo0J family partition protein — encoded protein: MAAKSARKSAPAKSKSATPRKPRRKKAEPKSRGLSAAEVASEAVAFPDALLQAVREDGGEVLSVYRDPLGGHPVVFAVLPIDKVEPTPYQRDLSEPHVKRLATAMERLDRFLDPVIAVRVEGRYWTPNGNHRLNASKLLGAKSIVALLLPDEDVAYQILALNTEKAHNLKERSLEVIRMARGLVGANRPGKESAFAHLFEEPSFLTMGAAYEKRPRFSAGAYHPFVKVVDGFQDVPLEKALAIRDAQADQLLELDDAVVAIVSALKERGLQSPYLKNFVVARLNFLRFRKDGPPPTFDSTVSRMLASARRFNVDKVKREDIGRMGGGPMEPDEEQA